One segment of Passer domesticus isolate bPasDom1 chromosome 24, bPasDom1.hap1, whole genome shotgun sequence DNA contains the following:
- the PHACTR4 gene encoding phosphatase and actin regulator 4 isoform X3 produces MGQPHFSRPVNPGALAEEVDHTPSDASMGVDVLESGDTTPPTKRKSKFSSFGKIFKPWKWRKKKSSDKFKETSEVLERKISMRKPREELVKRGVLLEEPEQDGEEPEKLNPPALKNGHTVPIGGPGVCNLPSQEEEATKPSSLRKPAPVEEPKKRQGSSSSHPGPELEPPQEPHVPRQPLLPPKRPPSTSQEANEVQAKDPTPASSTARTATFSTASTAAKTVNSTAAPSPAPRTLLPAPASANTTAPTSTTSTAPAKQPPVPPPKPANRNSNSLIAELSQVMTSGTALSKPSPPLPPKRGLLPNNTSEAVTSKPPNDRTVTASRPAPIPLHVTSAYPPPSPSPPLPTHVPPDPPRVALPTSTPVLDPPCSLDLTKETPPPLPEDFRSMEASKRTAEQGFGEPHVLPRLPQIPLHIRIQQALASPLPVTPPPEGSHRAHSLLFENDGFGEDNGTLGRTRSLPVTIEMLKVPDDEEEEDDDQEEEQNSGPRVYIGDVPSVTVIPKLVPQVLPEEQEGDEGMSDSDSEGPILYKDDEDEEEDESHNSTLANKVKRKDTLAIKLGSTTAPQEEKIIFPRKSKEEWNEIRQQIGTTLIRRLSQRPTAEELEQRNILQPKNEADRQAEKREIKRRLTRKLSQRPTVAELQARKILRFNEYVEVTDAQDYDRRADKPWTKLTPADKAAIRKELNEFKSCEMEVHEESKQFTRYHRP; encoded by the exons ATGGGGCAGCCGCACTTCTCGAGACCGGTAAATCCAGGTGCTCTTG CTGAAGAGGTGGATCACACCCCAAGTGATGCCAGCATGGGGGTAGATGTTTTGGAATCAGGTGACACCACGCCTCCTACAAAGAGGAAAAGCAAGTTCTCAAGCTTTGGCAAGATTTTCAAACCCTGGAagtggaggaaaaagaaaagcagtgacAAATTTAAGGAGACTTCAGAAG TTTTAGAACGAAAGATTTCTATGCGAAAGCCAAGAGAGGAGCTGGTAAAAAGAGGGGTTCTGTTGGAAGAGCCTGAGCAGG ATGGTGAAGAGCCAGAGAAGCTGAACCCACCTGCACTGAAGAATGGCCACACTGTCCCCATTGGGGGCCCTGGGGTCTGTaacctgcccagccaggaggAAGAGGCCACAAAGCCATCCAGCCTTAGGAagcctgctccagtggaggAACCTAAGAAGAGGCAGG gctcctccagcagccaccCTGGGCCTGAACTGGAACCACCTCAGGAGCCACATGTTCCCAGACAACCTCTGCTTCCTCCAAAAAGACCTCCCTCCACTTCCCAGGAGGCAAATGAAGTACAGGCAAAGGATCCAacacctgccagcagcactgcaagaACTGCCACCTTCAGCACAGCCTCCACGGCAGCAAAGACAGTCAATTCCACagctgccccttccccagcccccaggactctgctccctgctcctgccagtgcCAACACTACTGCTCCCACCAGTAcaaccagcacagctcctgccaaacAGCCTCCCGTCCCTCCTCccaaacctgccaacagaaatAGCAACTCACTAATAG ctGAACTTTCTCAAGTAATGACCAGTGGTACAGCCTTGTCCAAgccttcccctcctctccctccaaaGAGAGGCCTCCTGCCTAACAACACGTCAGAGGCTGTCACCTCTAAGCCCCCAAATGACAGGACAGTGACAGCGAGTCGCCCTGCACCGATTCCACTGCACGTGACCTCTGCTTACCCACCGCCctcgccctcgccgccgctgcccaCCCACGTACCCCCTGACCCTCCACGTGTGGCCCTGCCCACCTCCACCCCTGTCCTAGACCCGCCGTGCTCCCTGGACCTGACCAAGGagactcctcctcctcttcctgaaGACTTCAGATCCATGGAAGCATCGAAGAGGACAGCAGAACAAGGGTTTGGTGAACCCCACGTGCTGCCTCGcctgccccaaatcccactgCACATTCGTATCCAGCAGGCTCTGGCCAGCCCTCTGCCTGTCACCCCACCtcctgagggctcccacagggCTCACTCATTGCTCTTTGAGAACGATGGttttggagaagacaatggCACCCTGGGCAGGACGAGGTCCCTGCCTGTCACCATTGAGATGCTCAAAGT TCCAGAcgatgaggaagaggaagatgatgaCCAGGAAGAGGAACAGAATTCAGGTCCTCGTGTGTATATTGGAGATGTGCCATCTGTCACAGTCATCCCCAAACTGGTACCCCAGGTCctcccagaggagcaggaaggagACGAAGGGATGAGTGACTCTGACTCGGAGGGGCCCATCCTGTATAAagatgatgaggatgaggaagaagatgAAAGCCATAACA GCACGCTGGCCAACAAAGTGAAGAGGAAAGACACGCTCGCTATAAAGCTGGGGAGCACAACCGCACCGCAGGAGGAGAAGATCATCTTCCCTCGGAAGAGCAAGGAGGAGTGGAATGAAATCCGTCAGCAGATTGGGACAACGCTGATCAG GCGACTGAGTCAGAGACCAACTGCAGAAGAACTGGAACAGAGGAACATTCTTCAGC CGAAGAACGAAGCTGACCGTCAAGCAGAGAAGCGCGAGATCAAGCGCCGGCTCACCAGAAAG CTTAGCCAGAGGCCTacagtggcagagctgcaggccaGGAAGATCCTGAGGTTTAATGAATATGTGGAAGTAACAGACGCTCAAGACTATGACCGGCGAGCAGATAAGCCATGGACAaagctgaccccagctgacaAG GCAGCCATCAGGAAGGAGCTGAATGAGTTtaagagctgtgaaatggaagTGCATGAGGAGAGCAAGCAGTTCACGAG ATACCATCGACCATAA
- the PHACTR4 gene encoding phosphatase and actin regulator 4 isoform X1 — MVPWKLCCRAGSAYGGSRPAVHLPSNEQSLMNRFRAAWNAFSWKVFAAEEVDHTPSDASMGVDVLESGDTTPPTKRKSKFSSFGKIFKPWKWRKKKSSDKFKETSEVLERKISMRKPREELVKRGVLLEEPEQDGEEPEKLNPPALKNGHTVPIGGPGVCNLPSQEEEATKPSSLRKPAPVEEPKKRQGSSSSHPGPELEPPQEPHVPRQPLLPPKRPPSTSQEANEVQAKDPTPASSTARTATFSTASTAAKTVNSTAAPSPAPRTLLPAPASANTTAPTSTTSTAPAKQPPVPPPKPANRNSNSLIAELSQVMTSGTALSKPSPPLPPKRGLLPNNTSEAVTSKPPNDRTVTASRPAPIPLHVTSAYPPPSPSPPLPTHVPPDPPRVALPTSTPVLDPPCSLDLTKETPPPLPEDFRSMEASKRTAEQGFGEPHVLPRLPQIPLHIRIQQALASPLPVTPPPEGSHRAHSLLFENDGFGEDNGTLGRTRSLPVTIEMLKVPDDEEEEDDDQEEEQNSGPRVYIGDVPSVTVIPKLVPQVLPEEQEGDEGMSDSDSEGPILYKDDEDEEEDESHNSTLANKVKRKDTLAIKLGSTTAPQEEKIIFPRKSKEEWNEIRQQIGTTLIRRLSQRPTAEELEQRNILQPKNEADRQAEKREIKRRLTRKLSQRPTVAELQARKILRFNEYVEVTDAQDYDRRADKPWTKLTPADKAAIRKELNEFKSCEMEVHEESKQFTRYHRP; from the exons CTGAAGAGGTGGATCACACCCCAAGTGATGCCAGCATGGGGGTAGATGTTTTGGAATCAGGTGACACCACGCCTCCTACAAAGAGGAAAAGCAAGTTCTCAAGCTTTGGCAAGATTTTCAAACCCTGGAagtggaggaaaaagaaaagcagtgacAAATTTAAGGAGACTTCAGAAG TTTTAGAACGAAAGATTTCTATGCGAAAGCCAAGAGAGGAGCTGGTAAAAAGAGGGGTTCTGTTGGAAGAGCCTGAGCAGG ATGGTGAAGAGCCAGAGAAGCTGAACCCACCTGCACTGAAGAATGGCCACACTGTCCCCATTGGGGGCCCTGGGGTCTGTaacctgcccagccaggaggAAGAGGCCACAAAGCCATCCAGCCTTAGGAagcctgctccagtggaggAACCTAAGAAGAGGCAGG gctcctccagcagccaccCTGGGCCTGAACTGGAACCACCTCAGGAGCCACATGTTCCCAGACAACCTCTGCTTCCTCCAAAAAGACCTCCCTCCACTTCCCAGGAGGCAAATGAAGTACAGGCAAAGGATCCAacacctgccagcagcactgcaagaACTGCCACCTTCAGCACAGCCTCCACGGCAGCAAAGACAGTCAATTCCACagctgccccttccccagcccccaggactctgctccctgctcctgccagtgcCAACACTACTGCTCCCACCAGTAcaaccagcacagctcctgccaaacAGCCTCCCGTCCCTCCTCccaaacctgccaacagaaatAGCAACTCACTAATAG ctGAACTTTCTCAAGTAATGACCAGTGGTACAGCCTTGTCCAAgccttcccctcctctccctccaaaGAGAGGCCTCCTGCCTAACAACACGTCAGAGGCTGTCACCTCTAAGCCCCCAAATGACAGGACAGTGACAGCGAGTCGCCCTGCACCGATTCCACTGCACGTGACCTCTGCTTACCCACCGCCctcgccctcgccgccgctgcccaCCCACGTACCCCCTGACCCTCCACGTGTGGCCCTGCCCACCTCCACCCCTGTCCTAGACCCGCCGTGCTCCCTGGACCTGACCAAGGagactcctcctcctcttcctgaaGACTTCAGATCCATGGAAGCATCGAAGAGGACAGCAGAACAAGGGTTTGGTGAACCCCACGTGCTGCCTCGcctgccccaaatcccactgCACATTCGTATCCAGCAGGCTCTGGCCAGCCCTCTGCCTGTCACCCCACCtcctgagggctcccacagggCTCACTCATTGCTCTTTGAGAACGATGGttttggagaagacaatggCACCCTGGGCAGGACGAGGTCCCTGCCTGTCACCATTGAGATGCTCAAAGT TCCAGAcgatgaggaagaggaagatgatgaCCAGGAAGAGGAACAGAATTCAGGTCCTCGTGTGTATATTGGAGATGTGCCATCTGTCACAGTCATCCCCAAACTGGTACCCCAGGTCctcccagaggagcaggaaggagACGAAGGGATGAGTGACTCTGACTCGGAGGGGCCCATCCTGTATAAagatgatgaggatgaggaagaagatgAAAGCCATAACA GCACGCTGGCCAACAAAGTGAAGAGGAAAGACACGCTCGCTATAAAGCTGGGGAGCACAACCGCACCGCAGGAGGAGAAGATCATCTTCCCTCGGAAGAGCAAGGAGGAGTGGAATGAAATCCGTCAGCAGATTGGGACAACGCTGATCAG GCGACTGAGTCAGAGACCAACTGCAGAAGAACTGGAACAGAGGAACATTCTTCAGC CGAAGAACGAAGCTGACCGTCAAGCAGAGAAGCGCGAGATCAAGCGCCGGCTCACCAGAAAG CTTAGCCAGAGGCCTacagtggcagagctgcaggccaGGAAGATCCTGAGGTTTAATGAATATGTGGAAGTAACAGACGCTCAAGACTATGACCGGCGAGCAGATAAGCCATGGACAaagctgaccccagctgacaAG GCAGCCATCAGGAAGGAGCTGAATGAGTTtaagagctgtgaaatggaagTGCATGAGGAGAGCAAGCAGTTCACGAG ATACCATCGACCATAA
- the PHACTR4 gene encoding phosphatase and actin regulator 4 isoform X4 → MEENAAEEVDHTPSDASMGVDVLESGDTTPPTKRKSKFSSFGKIFKPWKWRKKKSSDKFKETSEVLERKISMRKPREELVKRGVLLEEPEQDGEEPEKLNPPALKNGHTVPIGGPGVCNLPSQEEEATKPSSLRKPAPVEEPKKRQGSSSSHPGPELEPPQEPHVPRQPLLPPKRPPSTSQEANEVQAKDPTPASSTARTATFSTASTAAKTVNSTAAPSPAPRTLLPAPASANTTAPTSTTSTAPAKQPPVPPPKPANRNSNSLIAELSQVMTSGTALSKPSPPLPPKRGLLPNNTSEAVTSKPPNDRTVTASRPAPIPLHVTSAYPPPSPSPPLPTHVPPDPPRVALPTSTPVLDPPCSLDLTKETPPPLPEDFRSMEASKRTAEQGFGEPHVLPRLPQIPLHIRIQQALASPLPVTPPPEGSHRAHSLLFENDGFGEDNGTLGRTRSLPVTIEMLKVPDDEEEEDDDQEEEQNSGPRVYIGDVPSVTVIPKLVPQVLPEEQEGDEGMSDSDSEGPILYKDDEDEEEDESHNSTLANKVKRKDTLAIKLGSTTAPQEEKIIFPRKSKEEWNEIRQQIGTTLIRRLSQRPTAEELEQRNILQPKNEADRQAEKREIKRRLTRKLSQRPTVAELQARKILRFNEYVEVTDAQDYDRRADKPWTKLTPADKAAIRKELNEFKSCEMEVHEESKQFTRYHRP, encoded by the exons CTGAAGAGGTGGATCACACCCCAAGTGATGCCAGCATGGGGGTAGATGTTTTGGAATCAGGTGACACCACGCCTCCTACAAAGAGGAAAAGCAAGTTCTCAAGCTTTGGCAAGATTTTCAAACCCTGGAagtggaggaaaaagaaaagcagtgacAAATTTAAGGAGACTTCAGAAG TTTTAGAACGAAAGATTTCTATGCGAAAGCCAAGAGAGGAGCTGGTAAAAAGAGGGGTTCTGTTGGAAGAGCCTGAGCAGG ATGGTGAAGAGCCAGAGAAGCTGAACCCACCTGCACTGAAGAATGGCCACACTGTCCCCATTGGGGGCCCTGGGGTCTGTaacctgcccagccaggaggAAGAGGCCACAAAGCCATCCAGCCTTAGGAagcctgctccagtggaggAACCTAAGAAGAGGCAGG gctcctccagcagccaccCTGGGCCTGAACTGGAACCACCTCAGGAGCCACATGTTCCCAGACAACCTCTGCTTCCTCCAAAAAGACCTCCCTCCACTTCCCAGGAGGCAAATGAAGTACAGGCAAAGGATCCAacacctgccagcagcactgcaagaACTGCCACCTTCAGCACAGCCTCCACGGCAGCAAAGACAGTCAATTCCACagctgccccttccccagcccccaggactctgctccctgctcctgccagtgcCAACACTACTGCTCCCACCAGTAcaaccagcacagctcctgccaaacAGCCTCCCGTCCCTCCTCccaaacctgccaacagaaatAGCAACTCACTAATAG ctGAACTTTCTCAAGTAATGACCAGTGGTACAGCCTTGTCCAAgccttcccctcctctccctccaaaGAGAGGCCTCCTGCCTAACAACACGTCAGAGGCTGTCACCTCTAAGCCCCCAAATGACAGGACAGTGACAGCGAGTCGCCCTGCACCGATTCCACTGCACGTGACCTCTGCTTACCCACCGCCctcgccctcgccgccgctgcccaCCCACGTACCCCCTGACCCTCCACGTGTGGCCCTGCCCACCTCCACCCCTGTCCTAGACCCGCCGTGCTCCCTGGACCTGACCAAGGagactcctcctcctcttcctgaaGACTTCAGATCCATGGAAGCATCGAAGAGGACAGCAGAACAAGGGTTTGGTGAACCCCACGTGCTGCCTCGcctgccccaaatcccactgCACATTCGTATCCAGCAGGCTCTGGCCAGCCCTCTGCCTGTCACCCCACCtcctgagggctcccacagggCTCACTCATTGCTCTTTGAGAACGATGGttttggagaagacaatggCACCCTGGGCAGGACGAGGTCCCTGCCTGTCACCATTGAGATGCTCAAAGT TCCAGAcgatgaggaagaggaagatgatgaCCAGGAAGAGGAACAGAATTCAGGTCCTCGTGTGTATATTGGAGATGTGCCATCTGTCACAGTCATCCCCAAACTGGTACCCCAGGTCctcccagaggagcaggaaggagACGAAGGGATGAGTGACTCTGACTCGGAGGGGCCCATCCTGTATAAagatgatgaggatgaggaagaagatgAAAGCCATAACA GCACGCTGGCCAACAAAGTGAAGAGGAAAGACACGCTCGCTATAAAGCTGGGGAGCACAACCGCACCGCAGGAGGAGAAGATCATCTTCCCTCGGAAGAGCAAGGAGGAGTGGAATGAAATCCGTCAGCAGATTGGGACAACGCTGATCAG GCGACTGAGTCAGAGACCAACTGCAGAAGAACTGGAACAGAGGAACATTCTTCAGC CGAAGAACGAAGCTGACCGTCAAGCAGAGAAGCGCGAGATCAAGCGCCGGCTCACCAGAAAG CTTAGCCAGAGGCCTacagtggcagagctgcaggccaGGAAGATCCTGAGGTTTAATGAATATGTGGAAGTAACAGACGCTCAAGACTATGACCGGCGAGCAGATAAGCCATGGACAaagctgaccccagctgacaAG GCAGCCATCAGGAAGGAGCTGAATGAGTTtaagagctgtgaaatggaagTGCATGAGGAGAGCAAGCAGTTCACGAG ATACCATCGACCATAA
- the PHACTR4 gene encoding phosphatase and actin regulator 4 isoform X2, with amino-acid sequence MVPWKLCCRAGSAYGGSRPAVHLPSNEQSLMNRFRAAWNAFSWKVFAAEEVDHTPSDASMGVDVLESGDTTPPTKRKSKFSSFGKIFKPWKWRKKKSSDKFKETSEDGEEPEKLNPPALKNGHTVPIGGPGVCNLPSQEEEATKPSSLRKPAPVEEPKKRQGSSSSHPGPELEPPQEPHVPRQPLLPPKRPPSTSQEANEVQAKDPTPASSTARTATFSTASTAAKTVNSTAAPSPAPRTLLPAPASANTTAPTSTTSTAPAKQPPVPPPKPANRNSNSLIAELSQVMTSGTALSKPSPPLPPKRGLLPNNTSEAVTSKPPNDRTVTASRPAPIPLHVTSAYPPPSPSPPLPTHVPPDPPRVALPTSTPVLDPPCSLDLTKETPPPLPEDFRSMEASKRTAEQGFGEPHVLPRLPQIPLHIRIQQALASPLPVTPPPEGSHRAHSLLFENDGFGEDNGTLGRTRSLPVTIEMLKVPDDEEEEDDDQEEEQNSGPRVYIGDVPSVTVIPKLVPQVLPEEQEGDEGMSDSDSEGPILYKDDEDEEEDESHNSTLANKVKRKDTLAIKLGSTTAPQEEKIIFPRKSKEEWNEIRQQIGTTLIRRLSQRPTAEELEQRNILQPKNEADRQAEKREIKRRLTRKLSQRPTVAELQARKILRFNEYVEVTDAQDYDRRADKPWTKLTPADKAAIRKELNEFKSCEMEVHEESKQFTRYHRP; translated from the exons CTGAAGAGGTGGATCACACCCCAAGTGATGCCAGCATGGGGGTAGATGTTTTGGAATCAGGTGACACCACGCCTCCTACAAAGAGGAAAAGCAAGTTCTCAAGCTTTGGCAAGATTTTCAAACCCTGGAagtggaggaaaaagaaaagcagtgacAAATTTAAGGAGACTTCAGAAG ATGGTGAAGAGCCAGAGAAGCTGAACCCACCTGCACTGAAGAATGGCCACACTGTCCCCATTGGGGGCCCTGGGGTCTGTaacctgcccagccaggaggAAGAGGCCACAAAGCCATCCAGCCTTAGGAagcctgctccagtggaggAACCTAAGAAGAGGCAGG gctcctccagcagccaccCTGGGCCTGAACTGGAACCACCTCAGGAGCCACATGTTCCCAGACAACCTCTGCTTCCTCCAAAAAGACCTCCCTCCACTTCCCAGGAGGCAAATGAAGTACAGGCAAAGGATCCAacacctgccagcagcactgcaagaACTGCCACCTTCAGCACAGCCTCCACGGCAGCAAAGACAGTCAATTCCACagctgccccttccccagcccccaggactctgctccctgctcctgccagtgcCAACACTACTGCTCCCACCAGTAcaaccagcacagctcctgccaaacAGCCTCCCGTCCCTCCTCccaaacctgccaacagaaatAGCAACTCACTAATAG ctGAACTTTCTCAAGTAATGACCAGTGGTACAGCCTTGTCCAAgccttcccctcctctccctccaaaGAGAGGCCTCCTGCCTAACAACACGTCAGAGGCTGTCACCTCTAAGCCCCCAAATGACAGGACAGTGACAGCGAGTCGCCCTGCACCGATTCCACTGCACGTGACCTCTGCTTACCCACCGCCctcgccctcgccgccgctgcccaCCCACGTACCCCCTGACCCTCCACGTGTGGCCCTGCCCACCTCCACCCCTGTCCTAGACCCGCCGTGCTCCCTGGACCTGACCAAGGagactcctcctcctcttcctgaaGACTTCAGATCCATGGAAGCATCGAAGAGGACAGCAGAACAAGGGTTTGGTGAACCCCACGTGCTGCCTCGcctgccccaaatcccactgCACATTCGTATCCAGCAGGCTCTGGCCAGCCCTCTGCCTGTCACCCCACCtcctgagggctcccacagggCTCACTCATTGCTCTTTGAGAACGATGGttttggagaagacaatggCACCCTGGGCAGGACGAGGTCCCTGCCTGTCACCATTGAGATGCTCAAAGT TCCAGAcgatgaggaagaggaagatgatgaCCAGGAAGAGGAACAGAATTCAGGTCCTCGTGTGTATATTGGAGATGTGCCATCTGTCACAGTCATCCCCAAACTGGTACCCCAGGTCctcccagaggagcaggaaggagACGAAGGGATGAGTGACTCTGACTCGGAGGGGCCCATCCTGTATAAagatgatgaggatgaggaagaagatgAAAGCCATAACA GCACGCTGGCCAACAAAGTGAAGAGGAAAGACACGCTCGCTATAAAGCTGGGGAGCACAACCGCACCGCAGGAGGAGAAGATCATCTTCCCTCGGAAGAGCAAGGAGGAGTGGAATGAAATCCGTCAGCAGATTGGGACAACGCTGATCAG GCGACTGAGTCAGAGACCAACTGCAGAAGAACTGGAACAGAGGAACATTCTTCAGC CGAAGAACGAAGCTGACCGTCAAGCAGAGAAGCGCGAGATCAAGCGCCGGCTCACCAGAAAG CTTAGCCAGAGGCCTacagtggcagagctgcaggccaGGAAGATCCTGAGGTTTAATGAATATGTGGAAGTAACAGACGCTCAAGACTATGACCGGCGAGCAGATAAGCCATGGACAaagctgaccccagctgacaAG GCAGCCATCAGGAAGGAGCTGAATGAGTTtaagagctgtgaaatggaagTGCATGAGGAGAGCAAGCAGTTCACGAG ATACCATCGACCATAA
- the PHACTR4 gene encoding phosphatase and actin regulator 4 isoform X5 encodes MGVDVLESGDTTPPTKRKSKFSSFGKIFKPWKWRKKKSSDKFKETSEVLERKISMRKPREELVKRGVLLEEPEQDGEEPEKLNPPALKNGHTVPIGGPGVCNLPSQEEEATKPSSLRKPAPVEEPKKRQGSSSSHPGPELEPPQEPHVPRQPLLPPKRPPSTSQEANEVQAKDPTPASSTARTATFSTASTAAKTVNSTAAPSPAPRTLLPAPASANTTAPTSTTSTAPAKQPPVPPPKPANRNSNSLIAELSQVMTSGTALSKPSPPLPPKRGLLPNNTSEAVTSKPPNDRTVTASRPAPIPLHVTSAYPPPSPSPPLPTHVPPDPPRVALPTSTPVLDPPCSLDLTKETPPPLPEDFRSMEASKRTAEQGFGEPHVLPRLPQIPLHIRIQQALASPLPVTPPPEGSHRAHSLLFENDGFGEDNGTLGRTRSLPVTIEMLKVPDDEEEEDDDQEEEQNSGPRVYIGDVPSVTVIPKLVPQVLPEEQEGDEGMSDSDSEGPILYKDDEDEEEDESHNSTLANKVKRKDTLAIKLGSTTAPQEEKIIFPRKSKEEWNEIRQQIGTTLIRRLSQRPTAEELEQRNILQPKNEADRQAEKREIKRRLTRKLSQRPTVAELQARKILRFNEYVEVTDAQDYDRRADKPWTKLTPADKAAIRKELNEFKSCEMEVHEESKQFTRYHRP; translated from the exons ATGGGGGTAGATGTTTTGGAATCAGGTGACACCACGCCTCCTACAAAGAGGAAAAGCAAGTTCTCAAGCTTTGGCAAGATTTTCAAACCCTGGAagtggaggaaaaagaaaagcagtgacAAATTTAAGGAGACTTCAGAAG TTTTAGAACGAAAGATTTCTATGCGAAAGCCAAGAGAGGAGCTGGTAAAAAGAGGGGTTCTGTTGGAAGAGCCTGAGCAGG ATGGTGAAGAGCCAGAGAAGCTGAACCCACCTGCACTGAAGAATGGCCACACTGTCCCCATTGGGGGCCCTGGGGTCTGTaacctgcccagccaggaggAAGAGGCCACAAAGCCATCCAGCCTTAGGAagcctgctccagtggaggAACCTAAGAAGAGGCAGG gctcctccagcagccaccCTGGGCCTGAACTGGAACCACCTCAGGAGCCACATGTTCCCAGACAACCTCTGCTTCCTCCAAAAAGACCTCCCTCCACTTCCCAGGAGGCAAATGAAGTACAGGCAAAGGATCCAacacctgccagcagcactgcaagaACTGCCACCTTCAGCACAGCCTCCACGGCAGCAAAGACAGTCAATTCCACagctgccccttccccagcccccaggactctgctccctgctcctgccagtgcCAACACTACTGCTCCCACCAGTAcaaccagcacagctcctgccaaacAGCCTCCCGTCCCTCCTCccaaacctgccaacagaaatAGCAACTCACTAATAG ctGAACTTTCTCAAGTAATGACCAGTGGTACAGCCTTGTCCAAgccttcccctcctctccctccaaaGAGAGGCCTCCTGCCTAACAACACGTCAGAGGCTGTCACCTCTAAGCCCCCAAATGACAGGACAGTGACAGCGAGTCGCCCTGCACCGATTCCACTGCACGTGACCTCTGCTTACCCACCGCCctcgccctcgccgccgctgcccaCCCACGTACCCCCTGACCCTCCACGTGTGGCCCTGCCCACCTCCACCCCTGTCCTAGACCCGCCGTGCTCCCTGGACCTGACCAAGGagactcctcctcctcttcctgaaGACTTCAGATCCATGGAAGCATCGAAGAGGACAGCAGAACAAGGGTTTGGTGAACCCCACGTGCTGCCTCGcctgccccaaatcccactgCACATTCGTATCCAGCAGGCTCTGGCCAGCCCTCTGCCTGTCACCCCACCtcctgagggctcccacagggCTCACTCATTGCTCTTTGAGAACGATGGttttggagaagacaatggCACCCTGGGCAGGACGAGGTCCCTGCCTGTCACCATTGAGATGCTCAAAGT TCCAGAcgatgaggaagaggaagatgatgaCCAGGAAGAGGAACAGAATTCAGGTCCTCGTGTGTATATTGGAGATGTGCCATCTGTCACAGTCATCCCCAAACTGGTACCCCAGGTCctcccagaggagcaggaaggagACGAAGGGATGAGTGACTCTGACTCGGAGGGGCCCATCCTGTATAAagatgatgaggatgaggaagaagatgAAAGCCATAACA GCACGCTGGCCAACAAAGTGAAGAGGAAAGACACGCTCGCTATAAAGCTGGGGAGCACAACCGCACCGCAGGAGGAGAAGATCATCTTCCCTCGGAAGAGCAAGGAGGAGTGGAATGAAATCCGTCAGCAGATTGGGACAACGCTGATCAG GCGACTGAGTCAGAGACCAACTGCAGAAGAACTGGAACAGAGGAACATTCTTCAGC CGAAGAACGAAGCTGACCGTCAAGCAGAGAAGCGCGAGATCAAGCGCCGGCTCACCAGAAAG CTTAGCCAGAGGCCTacagtggcagagctgcaggccaGGAAGATCCTGAGGTTTAATGAATATGTGGAAGTAACAGACGCTCAAGACTATGACCGGCGAGCAGATAAGCCATGGACAaagctgaccccagctgacaAG GCAGCCATCAGGAAGGAGCTGAATGAGTTtaagagctgtgaaatggaagTGCATGAGGAGAGCAAGCAGTTCACGAG ATACCATCGACCATAA